Within the Nocardioides humi genome, the region ACCAGCTCCCGATGTTCCCGCTCAACGCGGTGCTCTACCCGGGGGTCAGCGTGCCGCTGCACGTCTTCGAGGACCGCTACCGAGCGCTCGTGCACCACCTGCTCCGGACCGACGACCCGTCCCGGCGGCTGTTCGGCTCGGTCGCGATCCGGGAGGGCTACGAGGTGGGCGACCACGGCAACCAGTCGCTGTACCGGGTCGGGGTGCGGCTGCAGCTGACCGACGTCGAGGCCCGCCCCGACGGCACCTTCGACATCGTGGCGGTGGGGCGCGACCGGATCCAGCTGGACCGGCTGCTCACCTCCGGGGACTACCCGGTCGGGGAGGTCACGCTGCTGCCGGGCCAGGAGGCCGAGGTGCCGGCGGAGATCGTGGAGCAGGCCCGGGCCACGTTCACCGCCTACCGCCACGTGCTCCGCTCGATCGCCGGCGACCCGCTGCAGGGCGACCTGCCGAGCGACCCGACGTACCTGTCGTGGACGCTCGCCGCGTGCACGCCGCTGCCGATGGGCGAGCGGCAG harbors:
- a CDS encoding LON peptidase substrate-binding domain-containing protein, yielding MTDQLPMFPLNAVLYPGVSVPLHVFEDRYRALVHHLLRTDDPSRRLFGSVAIREGYEVGDHGNQSLYRVGVRLQLTDVEARPDGTFDIVAVGRDRIQLDRLLTSGDYPVGEVTLLPGQEAEVPAEIVEQARATFTAYRHVLRSIAGDPLQGDLPSDPTYLSWTLAACTPLPMGERQQLLEASDAAERLVLVTELLRAELRAMNVITSLPATEVARTKWSPN